Sequence from the Primulina huaijiensis isolate GDHJ02 chromosome 16, ASM1229523v2, whole genome shotgun sequence genome:
CccaagaatatattttctttaaaaaaatttgtatcaaCCCCTCTATTCCGAAAGAGGTTTCACGTGCATCGGTAAGTGatatattaatttgaaataaataaaaccttattattgaaataataataacaaaaaatttaaagcaGTTCCCGGCCGGCACCTTGGCATGTATTAATACGGACATTTTTCCTCATTACACAATGTATCGAGAATAGAAGATGTGTTTCAACCTCAAGTTCTtgctgaaaaagaaaaagaagaagctgAGAGAAAAGGCAAAGGAGAAGGAGAAGAATGTAACAgagatgaagaaaaagaaaaaagaacttGAGAGAAAGGAAAAGGAGAAGAAGAAACAGAGGGAGGAAATTAGAAGGAAGGCAGAAAAGGAAAAAGAGAAATCTGAGGAACAGAAGAGGAAGAGAaaggaaaaagtaaaaaacaagaaaatcaatTAAGATCCACTGATTTTCTTATGGTGATTCCTCTGCCAAAGTTGCATGtactttttaaatcatatattacttCACTCGTATGATTTTAGGTTGTTTCTTGAAACAGATAGTGAGGAatgaatgaaattttaaagCAGCTGCTGCAATTGATGCAGACTTCGAGTTGTATGTATAAACACCTTATATTAGATACAAAGAAGGCGAGCCTGACCTCCAGCAGGGCACAGGGTGATGGATGAGATCACTCGCCCGCCGAAAAACATTTAGTCGGTATAACATCATCCTGACCCAAAGTGCCACCATGAAAACAAGCGGACGTAAACGTGTGTGCGTGCACAGTACTCATATATGTACGCACGTATTCACGCAGGCACATTCGATTTTCCTCCTCATGGAAAAGGATAATTCTGTACTCCATTGTTCAGTTGACTTTTTGACAAGCTCATGTAGTTGCAATCACACTGATGAGCCCCTTTGGATTCAGCAGGAATGGACTACAATCTAATTATTTCTACTTGCAAACTAGAGTTTCCCAGTTTTTTATTCTTCCCTAATGTGAGCATAGGACACCCCAGTGATGAATATTCTCGTTCCATGCAAGGAAAAAATGATGTTTCTTACAGACTAATGAAGTTTCTTACAGACTGCTACACAAAATCTTGAATACATACAAGGACTGTCAGAAACTTCATCAAACAGACCTACAGATGGTAATGCAACTTCCTGCCAGCGTAAATAATTAAGGATAGTATCTACTACACCATCAAGAACAAACATTACAGCGACCCTTTACTGAAACATGCGGACTATTTAATGgaacaaaaaaaattgcataCATGGTAGAAAAATTCCCATTCTGATCTACATTTCCGGAATCAGAAAAGTAAACTGAATCAACCGAGCACCTCTCTTAGTTCATCAATCAATTGATCTTTGATTGATGGATCCACCTGCATTGTgtatcatttaaatttcaacatCGTTATGAGAAAAAATCGGGTAAAAAGACATTAAAGCATGGACACCGAGTGAACAAACGACAACTCACCTTTTTCAGGAATGCAGCAAGACCTTGAGGTAGTGCGCTTATATCCACTGGGGAGTTTTCCATGTTCGACAACTGTATCAATATCTTTTGAACACGCAAGTCCTGTAGTTCTTTTTCATAGTTTCTTGAATCAGCCTTCCATGAAAAGAAAGCTTCATCGTCTATCCACGAACTTTCTTTCCCTCCTGAAACGTGTGATCTTAAGAACCAATTCTTAATCATGTCCATTGCTGATTTATAGTCAAGCTGTTGGCCACCAGCATCTCTCAGAGACTTGACCAATTCAAACTCGACAATTCTCCGGCGCAATCTTCTATAGAAGAAAGACCGAGATTTTTTCCATTCTACAACTTCTTTGATAACCCCTTTTGCAGCCATTCTAAGTGAAGTATCATGCAGCTCCGCAAATTTTGTGGCTATCTGAGTGTACAGTGGCAAAAGCTGTTTTTCACGtgcttttatttgtttatgtaaATCTTCAAGAGTTTCGTGTGTGGCAGTGGTTCTGGATTCTAGAAGTTTTGTCTTCAGAGCAATTAGCTCGGGGTCGATTCTACTCATGCATTCCAGCAATTCTCTATTCCGAAATTTGATCTCAATCAAACCTTCTGGCTCAAGGACATTTCCTCTGGCCGTTTGTTCTGCATACATTTCAACATGATCTGGATTGATTTTACCATCCACAACCACCCAAGCACCGCCACGGAGCTCTCCCATCATGGGTATGTATATGAAAACAGGTTGTTTGTATGTTCTAAGGTTCTCGACAATTGTCGATCCAGCTTGTAATATACCTTCAAATAGGTCCCTCTGCCCACCTGAAAATCCTCTCCAGTTTGCAAGAATGAAGAGAGGCAGCTCTTCTCTGTTAAAATCCATCAAGGCTTGCGCAGTCTTAGACGCAGAATCGGGAAACCAAACCTGCCCTGCTTGGGGGACAACTCTTTCATGTGAATCTAGCTGTCCAGGATCTGCAGGAATCACTTGCATCATAGTTTGAGTCTCAACAGCGACAATTCCCACAGGAATTCCTCCAAGTTTAGCACGGCCAGTAACAACAGTTCTTGCCCAGCCTTCCAGTGTCTCAATAAAGCTTTCCCTGTCAAACATGCCTCCAATCCACTTCCCGGAACCATTAATAACACCACAAATAGCTGCCCTGGGATCACAGGATGTCTCTGGTACGTATTCAACCGGCCTATCAGGAGGATCCAATGGAGTCAAAATTGGAAGTGGCCCACCAGCGTACGGAGGAACAAAGCTTAACCACTTTAAAATGGATGATATCCCCTCAAGATCATCTGAGACAGTGAGATGAACGACCCCATTAGTCGCCATTATTTTGGGTCCACCGAGTTGCATGTGGGAGCTGTACACCTCCCGACCTAGAAGCTTATTCAATGCAGAAAAACCAGTGAGAATAATGGGTTGATCGAGTCTTTGTATGCACCTCATACCAAGACGCGCAAGATAAGCACCAATCCCAACAGTTCTGCCTGCCACATAGGTCAGAGTAAATGTTTCCTTGTATGCCCTTGAATATGCACTGGCAATGGCACCACTACCAGTTAAGTTTTCGACCCCTAAACCATCTTCCTTACCTACAATAGTATCAATTACCCATCGGCTTTCGCCACTTGAGAGCTTAAACTCATGTGCCATGACAGAAGATTCAGTGCGAGCATAATCCTCAGGAGTAAGGTAAATATATTGGAAACCACGCTCAGGACATGTTTCATCGGACCAACCAACTTTGAAGCAAGATTTAACTTCCTCTGCTACACCAATACGGGCCCCTGAATTTGCTGCCAGATAAATTAGAGGTACTTTCTGAGTGCAAGCTACATCAGTTACAGCCTGAAAAAATGCATCTTCTCTGGGGCCAAATGAACCATTTTTGAAGGTTACATCATTTGATACGACGAAAATTGTTCTTCCATAAGGAAATTCAGGTGTAGACATGTCCATACGCCAGGCTACCATGCCAACATCATTCAGTCCCGGTTGTTGCTCAACAGAAACTAGAGGAGTACCCCAGGCACCTTTCCGATCAGTAAAAATAAACTCTGTAACACGGAGGATGTCTTTATCTTTAGGCTTGCTAACACCAGGATGTTGGGTCCAAGATTTGTTCAAACATGCCTCAAATGCCTGTCCATAGTTACTCTTCTCAAAACAAAATACGTTGAATCATTCtcgggaaaaaaaataaatgattaatgTTTACCAGTGGAAAATCATAGCAATATGTCGTGTTGCTTTTCCTAGCTAAAAGTCGTTTCTGGTCAATAGTGCCTAAAGGTTTATACTGTGCATTAACAGGGCACCCATGCAAAGGGCCCTGCCCAGATGTTGACATATACACTACTCTTCCTTTGCTGGAATCTTCAACTTCTCTGTATATCTGAAAGATGGAATGAGAAGATTACATCATTAACAGAAGTTTACCAAGTTCAAAACTAATCGTCCAATTTGGTCCTTGAATGAACTAGCAGTTAATGACCACAAAAAGAACCAGAGGTATCATTTTACACTATAAAACAGTCTCTAAGAAGTTGTGATTGATTTTTTCGATCTGGAATCAAATTGTAGAAATCGTTCAGAATCCAAGAACCCACAAaatcaaaattgattttttttatttataaagttTCAGGACAAATCGTCTCTCCAAATAACCAGTAAATCCTGATTCTGTATAATACAGTCACATTGTGCAAGTCAGAACACTACTTACATGCACAATACAAGTGTGACCTGTGACATTTGTGACCACAACTCTCCAAGCACCATTAGCTCCTCCTTCAGATGCTATCCAAAGCTTAACCTCCCACACACAAACACCTAATCGATGCATTTTCACACCAATTGATGCATTTATTTCATGTGCCAGATCCTCTAAGATTTTCTCCACTGCAGCTTCTTCGTGTCCATCAGGTATGTGGATCTTTCTGAAAATGATTTTGTAAAAAAAGTCAACCTTAGAGTTGATATGTAAATAAACCCTTGCACACTAAGAACAGCCGAATAAATAGTTCAGATGATTTTACATGTGGAATGGCAAAAGATCGTCTATCTGTTGATCTCGCAAGATATAGAGATACATGTGAGCATGGTCAGCCCTGATGGCAGAATTATGAGAATTAAGTTCAAGCTCTTCGATTGCAGACATTAAGGACCTCAAAATGCTCCTTGAAGTAAAGGACATGGTCCAAAGAGATTGACTGGCTTTTTGATCCAGTCCCTGATGAACAGGCAGCAGACCCTCATCTGATAGGGGTTGCCTGACAAGTGTTCTGAGAAACATCCTCTGAATAGACAAGGGCCTCTCTGGAACAGTATAAAGGTGCCATTGTCTATCCCTGGAAGGAGTATACCGTATATTATCATAACCTGTCAGTTTGTCCTGTCAACAGACATTTTGGATTTAAGCTTATATAAttccaaaataattataaaaaactaTCAGTCACGACAAACAAGTAATAGCATACCAACTCAAGGTATATGGATAGGGGAGGTTCCAGATGGCGCAACAGTGGTTCTTCCTCGTAGTAGTGTTTTTCTACTGACAAATGAAAGGAGTGCCTCATAGGACCCCTGCCTTCATCTCTCTGAATGATACAACTAATTACACTCACTCCTGCATTTCTCAGGCTGGAGCTTACTTCTTTCTCCTTCAATGTTTTGGCTAACTTGTTGATTCTCTCTTGAGCCTGATCCTCATCACCACTGCAGATAGTAAAAGCCGGACAAGGGCCCAGAAGggaaaaaatgagaagaaacgTAAAGGGAATGCACGGTAATCACATCATAATTTATTGTGAAGTCAAAAATCCAAGGTATGAAGGTATGTTATTATCATGTTTTGCATGCAGCTAAAAGAACAAAGCAATCTTCGAGAAGAGTCAAAATGTACTGGGTATAACTTCCATCCCAAGATTTGAGATTTATCTGTTCCCAAAGGAAGATTTCTTCAGTTTTGACACACGTGAAGTCAATATAGAGGAATGATATAAAAGATGCTGAAAGGTCCAGAGCAAGTGGAAATCGATCCTGGTGCTGGTGACCAAGAGAGAATAAACGGCAGATATTCCGAGGCTTCTCAAATAAGGGAGTTAAATGCCGCAGATACTTTGTTTCTGATcaactttttaaaatatgacaGAAGTAAGCAAATACGATGGAGGGGAAGGTCGTGTCAAAAAGCATCCCGGGATACAAAAGCCAAGAATCGAGATTGATTAATATCTGTAAGCTCTTGCTATGCAAGGATTCTCTGGGTTAGCTCAGGGGAAAAGGTTTAATCTAAATGGTGATTGAGACAAATAAGTTCAGTGAACAAGTAAGATACCTATCCTGAAGTAAACTCATTTGGTTGTTAATGCCCGCCAATGCAATATGCATCATATTACCAGAAGTAGCTGGATGAATAGATCCATTAGGAACAACAGCTCGCAAGTTAAGTGTTGCTTCCCTTAATGTAGCACTAATGACTGTAGGCAAGAATTGAAGAGATTTAATAACAACCATTGCTCCCCACTTCCTTTCGCTGTGCTTTTGAAGTGATGCTTCATCTTCCAACCCATTCTTTCTATCGACATGCTCATCCAAGAACTCCCACGAAGCTATAAGTCCAGATCTGTGCCACTGCATCCTGACGCTCCCTTTTACAAGGTATGGCTGATAATGGATGTTAAAAATTAGGTACGAATGATAGGTTGGctagaatttatttttcaaaacctTGACGAAATAATACCTGGTATAATCTCCGCACATAAGTCTCAACGACCCGTCTCTGAAGTGTGTGGTCACTATGATCGAAAAGACCAACAAGTGCATCTTCAACTGCCAATGGAGCATTCACAAGAGCTTCCATGCGTTCATCTATGGCACTTTTTCTTTTAGGAGTATCCATATTTTCACCCTCTTCAGTAAACATTTCTAATTCTGAGAGACTTCTAGCTATACTGGAACGAAGCTCACTCAGTTTTGTCTGCTCCAGCAACTGGCTGGCCTTTAATGCTAACTGTGTGTGAATACAGCGGTTTTGCGTCAAAAACTTGAAGTGGGAAAACATCAAGAAAATAATAACACCAAAAACAGCACTTGAGCCAGAAGAACACTAAAAAAGCAACCTCCGAGTAGTTCGTGTGGTTGAGGGCAGAAAATCGGATTAGTTGATCGCGATATGCAGCAGGATTAGGATACACGAGTTGTTCCAGGAGGCGTAGTATCAGCTTGTTCTTACTCCTGATGCCCTTAAATATTCCAACAAACCCACACAAAATGAGTTCATTGTTGCAACCTTGACCGTGGTGAGAGCAAACCAGGTGGCAATAAATGTGGCTATACCTGATGTGAAAGTACAATGTCCACAATCTTCAGGAGATCTTTCTTATATTGAAGCCTTAATCGTTCAATTACATCGGcctggaaaaaaaatatatatatatatatatatagcatttCAACTGTATATGGTAAATAAAGTAAAATTAGACAAACTTCTTCTTCAAGAAGTTTTAGATAAGCCATTCTTTACAATTGTCGAACCACGAGATGAACTAGCAAGCAGGAATACTAAGAGAATGAAACTCTCACTAGTCAGAGGGAATACTAGGAGACCATACACCATAAAGATCATTAGTTTACTTTAAAGCCAACAGAGAAATGAAAACAAAGTAATACAATTATCTAAATTGATTTAAAATGGCAAGAACATAAACACCTTTCCTGTAATGAAAACAACATTTGGTTGGTTCAAATTTCAAAGCAGAATTTCATTCTTATCTTTTTATGGGGAGATGGTTAGGGAAGATGtgacttaaaaataaaactggCAAAAAATGTATGAAACGTTACCTGTATATTATCACTAAATAATTCTTCAACGGATAAATAATCTTCAAAAAGTCCTTGAACTATAACACGGGCATGGCTTTCTCTTCCACCCTCATAAGATTTTACAAGGCTCATTAGAGGCTCCACTACTCGCTCTTGGGTTGCTTTTTCTTTATCAGGATAGGAGTTCAAATGGGCCTGAGTCAGTAAAAAAAGGAACAAATAAGCTAGAAAATGAAATCCCtgtgttaataaaaaaaaaaagggtataGGCACGTGTTTAACAAAGATAAATAACTAACCTCAAGAACACCACGTAAATTTTTTGCCGGGAAGTCAACATTTTGCATATTTGGGATTCCTTCATACTCCTTATATTTTGTTTCCAACTGAATTTTGAAACAATAAAGCCAGATATATATTAGACGTGTGAAAAAAGAGAGAACAAAACTTTTTGAAGAGGAATAAATTAGTATCTACATTTGTTCAACCTCATATTTAAGATTCTTGGGCAATCTGTTAGCCAGCACAGCAAAGCACTCTTGCCACTGAAGGAAAGGGAGCTCGGGATTGTCCAAGCAACTGAGTAAGTTTTGAACAACCTGAAAAACAGATtatatctataaataagataagaGGTAGTTTTGACAAATACAATTAGATTCAAGCACTCATATCTGCAAGGCTAAACTTCGCGAAAACAACACATGCGTTCATGGGTCATTAAATATATTACTTAGATAATCAATAGACAAGAAAATCTACTTCGTCAATCTTATGCTCGTATCCGGCAAGAATCATGCAAGCTGAATTCAAACTTGCAGCACACCGTTGATGAACTTTTCCAGATATGGCAGTTGGAGGTCCCAGAATGGGAAAACTACCATGAAATGGTTCTGCTTTCCTTACAGCTGAAGGGTCATCCAAGTCAAGTCTTGCTATAAGTTCACCAGCCTACAAAATTGTTCATCGGTTTCTGAGTAAAACAACAAAGCAACAAAGCAAGATCTTCGAGCTATACACGCTTACCTGCATGGCTTGACCTTCAGACATTTTAAAATGCATATTTCCTGAGGCAGGTGAAAGAAGGGGCATACACATCTTCATGACCTCAACCTCAGCATAAGGTGTGTCAGCTTCAACATGGCTGCTATCTACAACCAGGTATCTAAGTAGTTTGCATGGTGTCTCTGCCACCAATTTGGATGGATCATGGTCATTCTGTATAACGGAAAGAA
This genomic interval carries:
- the LOC140961240 gene encoding acetyl-CoA carboxylase 1-like, giving the protein MSEAQRRQVAVGGRHANEYVNGPALSRSASSVLEVDEFCHALGGKRPIHSILIANNGMAAVKFIRSTRTWAYETFGTEKAILLVAMATPEDMRINAEHIRIADQFVEVPGGTNNNNYANVQLIVEMAEITHVDAVWPGWGHASENPELPDALGAKGIIFLGPPSTSMNALGDKIGSSLIAQAAEVPTLPWSGSHVKIPPDSCLVSIPDTAYREACVHTTEEAISSCHIVGYPAMIKASWGGGGKGIRKVHNDDEVRALFKQVQGEVPGSPIFIMKVASQSRHLEVQLLCDQYGNVAALHSRDCSVQRRHQKIIEEGPITVAPLETVRKLEQAARRLAKSVNYVGAATVEYLYSMETGEYYFLELNPRLQVEHPVTEWIAEINLPAAQVAVGMGVPLWQIPEIRRFYGMEHGGGYDAWKTTSTFATPFDFDKAESIRPRGHCVAVRVTSEDPDDGFKPTSGRVQELSFKSKPNVWAYFSVKSGGGIHEFSDSQFGHVFAFGESRALAIANMVLGLKEIQIRGEIRTNVDYTIDLLHALDYKENKIHTGWLDSRIAMRVRAERPPWYLSVVGGALYKASASSAAMVSEYVGYLEKGQIPPKHISLVNSQVSLNIEGSKYTINMARGGPGSYRLRMNESEVEAEIHTLPDGGLLMQLNGNSHVIYAEEEAAGTRLLIDGRTCLLQNDHDPSKLVAETPCKLLRYLVVDSSHVEADTPYAEVEVMKMCMPLLSPASGNMHFKMSEGQAMQAGELIARLDLDDPSAVRKAEPFHGSFPILGPPTAISGKVHQRCAASLNSACMILAGYEHKIDEVVQNLLSCLDNPELPFLQWQECFAVLANRLPKNLKYELETKYKEYEGIPNMQNVDFPAKNLRGVLEAHLNSYPDKEKATQERVVEPLMSLVKSYEGGRESHARVIVQGLFEDYLSVEELFSDNIQADVIERLRLQYKKDLLKIVDIVLSHQGIRSKNKLILRLLEQLVYPNPAAYRDQLIRFSALNHTNYSELALKASQLLEQTKLSELRSSIARSLSELEMFTEEGENMDTPKRKSAIDERMEALVNAPLAVEDALVGLFDHSDHTLQRRVVETYVRRLYQPYLVKGSVRMQWHRSGLIASWEFLDEHVDRKNGLEDEASLQKHSERKWGAMVVIKSLQFLPTVISATLREATLNLRAVVPNGSIHPATSGNMMHIALAGINNQMSLLQDSGDEDQAQERINKLAKTLKEKEVSSSLRNAGVSVISCIIQRDEGRGPMRHSFHLSVEKHYYEEEPLLRHLEPPLSIYLELDKLTGYDNIRYTPSRDRQWHLYTVPERPLSIQRMFLRTLVRQPLSDEGLLPVHQGLDQKASQSLWTMSFTSRSILRSLMSAIEELELNSHNSAIRADHAHMYLYILRDQQIDDLLPFHIKIHIPDGHEEAAVEKILEDLAHEINASIGVKMHRLGVCVWEVKLWIASEGGANGAWRVVVTNVTGHTCIVHIYREVEDSSKGRVVYMSTSGQGPLHGCPVNAQYKPLGTIDQKRLLARKSNTTYCYDFPLAFEACLNKSWTQHPGVSKPKDKDILRVTEFIFTDRKGAWGTPLVSVEQQPGLNDVGMVAWRMDMSTPEFPYGRTIFVVSNDVTFKNGSFGPREDAFFQAVTDVACTQKVPLIYLAANSGARIGVAEEVKSCFKVGWSDETCPERGFQYIYLTPEDYARTESSVMAHEFKLSSGESRWVIDTIVGKEDGLGVENLTGSGAIASAYSRAYKETFTLTYVAGRTVGIGAYLARLGMRCIQRLDQPIILTGFSALNKLLGREVYSSHMQLGGPKIMATNGVVHLTVSDDLEGISSILKWLSFVPPYAGGPLPILTPLDPPDRPVEYVPETSCDPRAAICGVINGSGKWIGGMFDRESFIETLEGWARTVVTGRAKLGGIPVGIVAVETQTMMQVIPADPGQLDSHERVVPQAGQVWFPDSASKTAQALMDFNREELPLFILANWRGFSGGQRDLFEGILQAGSTIVENLRTYKQPVFIYIPMMGELRGGAWVVVDGKINPDHVEMYAEQTARGNVLEPEGLIEIKFRNRELLECMSRIDPELIALKTKLLESRTTATHETLEDLHKQIKAREKQLLPLYTQIATKFAELHDTSLRMAAKGVIKEVVEWKKSRSFFYRRLRRRIVEFELVKSLRDAGGQQLDYKSAMDMIKNWFLRSHVSGGKESSWIDDEAFFSWKADSRNYEKELQDLRVQKILIQLSNMENSPVDISALPQGLAAFLKKVDPSIKDQLIDELREVLG